The window GAGCGAAGCCGCCGCCTGCGGCCGGGCTCGGCCGCGATGGGCCCCGGAACGAATCCGAACGGATCGCCCTGTTTCGGGAAATGCTGGAATCGCAGGGCGGCGCGTTTCTCGCCGGCCCCTCCTTCGAGCAGATGGTTGCCGCCTTGGGGGAGGCGCTCCGCCTTTCCGCGGTAACGGCGCTCTTCCACCCCGACGGAGACCCCGGCGCGCGGCTGGTGGCGGAGACGCTAGTGCCGTTCGGTCCCTTCACGCTGATTTCGCCCGAGGAGGTCCGCCGGTCCTCGGCTCCTTCCTCCGCCGGAATCCAGACCGCGGAATTCGCCATCGCGGAAACAGGCACGATAGCGCAGACCGGACGGGGCGGGAAGTCGCTCATTCCCGGCCTGCTTCCGGATGTCCACGTCGCCCTTCTCTCCCGATCCGCATTGGTTGATCGGATGGAAGAGTGTCTCGCGGCGCTATCGGGGGACTTGCCGCGCAACGTTTCTTTCATCACAGGGCCGAGCCGCACAGCGGACATCGAACAGACGCTCACCGTCGGTGCGCACGGCCCGAAGAAAACTATCGCCGTGCTGCTTCCTTAGCCAAAATTTCTCACCATGCTTCTGCCGCGGCGGCGTATACGGCAACGTATTACGCGCCCCTACCAGCCCATCGCCCGCAGGAAGAAAAGCCACCCCGAAATCGTAAAGGCCGAAGCCCCCGTGGAAACGATGACGATCGTTCCCGCCAGGTCCGGGTCCCCTTTCAGCCGCGACGCCATCACGTAGGTGACGACAGCGGTAGGGCATCCCATCATTATCGCGCCGATCCGAAGGTCGTCACCCGCAAGGCCCATCCACCGGAAAGCCGCGATCCCGATCCCCGTGAGGAGCACGGTCTTCAACGAAGACGCCAGTATGGCGAGCCTGAATCCCGACCGGGCCCGTTCGAAGGAGAACGTTCCCCCCAGGCAC of the Deltaproteobacteria bacterium genome contains:
- a CDS encoding lactate utilization protein, which codes for MEPVSRKEELLRRIAIALRGLEGAKPPPAAGLGRDGPRNESERIALFREMLESQGGAFLAGPSFEQMVAALGEALRLSAVTALFHPDGDPGARLVAETLVPFGPFTLISPEEVRRSSAPSSAGIQTAEFAIAETGTIAQTGRGGKSLIPGLLPDVHVALLSRSALVDRMEECLAALSGDLPRNVSFITGPSRTADIEQTLTVGAHGPKKTIAVLLP